In Triticum aestivum cultivar Chinese Spring chromosome 5B, IWGSC CS RefSeq v2.1, whole genome shotgun sequence, the following proteins share a genomic window:
- the LOC123112153 gene encoding uncharacterized protein has protein sequence MASELGLPPPAKGPPATFTTISAISDDLLCEIFLLLPSLPSLVRAALACRTFLNAVRSSPAFRRRFRALHPPQLLGFFGEPCRAPVPPFVPLRSRSDPDLAAAVRGSDFFLTRLPEDSGDSTLGWKLHSFHAGYVVLAKDATHQIAAYNPVTQALHLLPRPPEEILFSDSLEAHIVFPEEDQRVFRMVCVQHQSTRQRAPACVAVFSTVTREWQVFPWVETPPPPPHDIIKFYPGTQLNGFVYWKHTSRPYVLVLNTATVQFSRLDLPPFLGQISSTRFRLGQTKDGMLCMVGIDLSDAERGTLHVWLWRADDDGVQKWVLGDTFLLTTFIDATKDDPTVYIEAVIDGFVYLSTKYDEYTDERTGSLLSLCLETAKLSKLFGDSTYVSPAHPYIMAWPPSLVCNKGDSQTMVSGESVADAAPVGMKETSSVHASASPSYKFD, from the exons ATGGCCTCCGAGCTAGGGCTACCGCCGCCGGCGAAAGGCCCACCGGCGACATTCACCACCATTTCCGCTATCAGCGACGACCTCCTCTGCGagatcttcctcctccttccctccctaCCGAGCCTCGTCCGGGCCGCCCTCGCCTGCCGCACCTTCCTCAACGCCGTCCGCTCGTCCCCCGCCTTCCGCCGCCGCTTCCGGGCGCTCCACCCACCGCAGCTCCTTGGATTCTTCGGAGAACCCTGCCGCGCCCCCGTACCTCCCTTCGTCCCCCTCCGCAGCCGCTCCGacccggacctcgccgccgccgtccgcggcTCCGATTTCTTCCTCACCCGTCTCCCGGAAGACAGCGGCGACTCCACCCTCGGGTGGAAGCTACATAGCTTCCACGCCGGCTACGTCGTCCTCGCCAAAGATGCCACCCACCAGATCGCTGCCTACAACCCTGTCACGCAGGCGCTGCATCTGTTACCCCGGCCGCCCGAGGAGATCCTATTCTCCGACTCTCTTGAGGCCCACATTGTCTTCCCCGAAGAGGACCAGCGGGTGTTCCGTATGGTCTGTGTCCAACACCAGAGCACGCGCCAGCGGGCGCCGGCTTGCGTAGCTGTCTTCTCAACGGTGACAAGGGAGTGGCAGGTTTTCCCATGGGTGGAaaccccgccgccaccgccacacGACATTATCAAGTTTTACCCTGGCACGCAGCTGAATGGATTCGTTTACTGGAAGCACACGAGTCGACCCTATGTACTTGTTCTCAACACTGCGACAGTGCAATTCTCTAGACTGGATTTGCCGCCATTCTTGGGACAGATTAGCTCTACGCGATTCAGACTTGGTCAGACCAAGGATGGGATGCTATGTATGGTTGGCATAGATCTCTCTGATGCAGAGAGAGGAACGCTTCATGTTTGGCTTTGGAGAGCTGATGACGATGGTGTTCAGAAATGGGTTCTGGGAGATACTTTTCTGCTCACTACATTTATTGATGCCACTAAGGATGATCCCACAGTGTACATTGAGGCGGTTATCGATGGTTTTGTTTATTTGTCAACTAAGTATGATGAGTATACTGACGAACGTACTGGATCTCTGCTATCCCTCTGCCTGGAAACAGCAAAGCTAAGCAAGCTCTTTGGTGATAGTACGTATGTAAGCCCCGCACATCCCTACATCATGGCGTGGCCTCCTTCTTTGGTGTGCAACAAG GGGGATTCACAAACCATGGTTAGTGGAGAGAGTGTTGCGGATGCTGCTCCCGTGGGCATGAAAGAAACTTCCTCTGTTCATGCCTCAGCGTCGCCATCCTACAAATTTGATTAA